The nucleotide sequence ATGTTATCCGCAGACTTGGGGCAGACTGGTTGCCGCAAGCATAATATACATGCAGGGCCACAGCGTGCCGTGCCCCTGCAACTCTTTCTCAATCATGTTGAAAAAAATACATATCCTGCTTGAAATGATCAAGTTCAGGCATTCGGTGTTCGCCTTGCCCTTTGCCCTGATGGGGGCCTTCCTTGCTGCCCGGGGTGTACCCTCGCTCTGGGTTTTTTTCTGGGTGATCATCGCTATGGTCGGTGCCCGCACAGCAGCCATGACCTTTAACCGCATTGCTGATTATCGTTTTGATGCAGCCAACCCCCGCACGGAAAAGCGGGCCATTCCTGCGGGAGAAGTCTCACTCAAGGAATCGTGGCTTATGGTCATTGCGTCATCGGCCCTGTTTTTCCTGGCCTGTTGGATGCTCAACCCCTTGGCCCTGTTCCTTTCTCCTGGTGCCTTGGCCCTGACTTTTTTTTACTCCCTGACCAAGCGTTTTACCTGGCTCTGCCATCTTATCTTGGGGGTAGCCCTGGCCATTGCGCCCCTGGGTGGCTGGGTGGCAAGCACAGGCAGCCTGGTCGCCTATCCCTGGGTGTTGTCCCTCGGGGTCCTGTTCTGGGTGACCGGCTTTGATATCATCTATGCCTCCCAGGATGCAGAGTTTGATCGCAAGGTCGGGCTTTACTCCATGCCAGCTTCCTTAGGTCGGAAAAACGCCTTTTGCCTGGCCGTGTCCTTTCATGCCCTGGCCTTTTTTCTTTTTACCCTGACTGGTTATCTTCAAGGCTTGAATATCATCTATTACATCGGCATCGCCCTGACAGGAAGCGCCTTATTTTATCAGCATCTCATCGTCAATCCCAGGGATCTCTCCCGGATTCAGGTTTCCTTCTTTTCCATGAATGGCTTTATTTCCCTGACCCTCTTTGTCGCGACCTGTATCTCGCTGCTGATGACGGGGTAAAGAAAGAGGGGGTAACCTGTCTGATAAATAAAAATGCCCGCTCCAGATAAGGAGCGGGCAGCCTGTGGTTTTATGAGCTTGTTGTACTAAAAAAAATAATGAGTAATGAGCGCCTTCTTACGGACGAAGCATCTGCGCAGTCCTATACTCTGATTTTACCGGGCAGGACTTGCTTTCCGGGAAGGAGTACACCTCCACGACAAACATCCCGTTTTCTTTCTTTGGCAGGATACGGATACGAACATTGGCGTGCAGTTTATCCGCCCCCAGCTGCGCATCTGCCTTCTGAAGGATCTTCGCCCCAGCTGCAAAGGCTTCAGCAGGGGTCTTTCCGTAATCCCGGACGCAGAGCCTGACCGTGCCTGGGCCGCCGACAGTCGTTCGGTCGATCTTCAGATTTTCCTGGGCCGCAAGTGGGGTTGCACTGAGAAAAAGAGCGGTCAGGGTAACGAGACTTCTGTGTAATAACCTCTTTGTGATTTTCATGATTTTTCTCCTGGTATGTTAAGGAAATAAAAATCAGACAACCCGGCTATCTCTCCATTTTGAGACCCGTGGCTTTCCGACACCGTCTCACAATTTATGGCTTTATTTAACGCTCTATAGGCTATAATCTCTTCTCCTGTTGCCTCCAACCAGAACGTTTACAGTCTGTTTTTCAGGATTGATAACTTAATTTTTATGTTGCAGAAAGTATGCCGAAACAGGGAGATGGTTGGATTGTCCTGGTGACCTGAGGTGAGTCGAAAGGTATTTCTGTTTAATAACAGCTTGTTGTAAGGTGCATTGCTATCTCGTAAAAAATACTCCATAGGCATTGTTATATAAAATTTGAAATATGAAGTTCCTTTTAAAAAAAGTAAATGAGTTGCATATTTTATTAGTTCTATAGTATCACTCATGTGATATGTCATAATTTTGTATGAAAATAAAGGTGAAGAAATGAAATAGTTTATCGAGGTGTCTCTGTGTTATTAGATTGGATGTGCTCTTTATGATGACAAAAAGTGTCATATTTTAGTTTGTTACTGACAAAAAATGACATGTGTAAACCAATGAAACTTAGTCGTTTGGTAATTCGTTAGAGAAAAATAAAAGGGGGAGAATTGAAAAAAACATTTATGTTTTAAAGTGATTCTTCTTTCTGTCTGTATGTATTTGCTCTGTATAATGACAAAAAATGTCACTGGTGTTATATTTTATAATAATTAGAAGGAAAACTTTGGTTATCTGAAGGTGTGTGTTATGGAAATGTTATCTGAAATGATGGCTAAGGCCGGAGTTGTTGCCTTAGAAGAGCCGTTTGTTGGTAGCTGTAATGTGCAGGCAGTACTGGTCAACGATTTGTCGAATCAACGGCCATGAGGGTGTTTCTCTGTTTTGTCCGAAAAAATTGGTGCTTTTGCACAACGATCGTTTGTGCCGCTATTACTTTCCTGTCGCTCTGGCCGAATGAGTATTTACCTTCAGCCCCGGGAGGTGATAAACTCCACCATCTTGTGGCTTACGCGGCCCTGGTTTTTCCTGTTGCCCTGCGCAGACCCAGGTGGTGGCTGCTCATCGTGGTCCTCTTCATTACCTACAGCGGTCTTGTTGAGATAGTACAGCCCTTTGTGCATCGTTATGGGGAGTGGTTGGATATGGCGGCGAATACCGGGGGCTTGATTTGTGGGATTTTGCTTGCAGAGCTGGTGCGGCGCTGGGAAGTGGTTAAGGAGAGAGAGTAGCCTGTTGTAGCAGAGGGCTGAGCAGCTAAGAGACGTAAAGGCCATCCAGCAAGGTGGGGCCAGTGGATTTATTAAAAACGTACTCATTTATCAACTGGGCCGTGCAGTCAGCGATGTCCTGAAAAAGGTGTAATCGCAATCAAGGCGTTGAACTATGCCCTTCTCCCCACCCACCCCCACCTGGCGTACAAATCCGCAACCGATCTCCAGCCTCAGCCTGAATAGTATTCTTCCCACCCAGATTGAGCCGTCTACCGTTTTTCCGAATGAAAAGATTCTCTCCTTGCTTTCCATCTCCACCACCGTTCAAGCCATAAGGCGCAAAGACCCTGCGTTCCGAGAGGATGGAGACCTGCAAGGGTTCCAGGAATTCCAGTTCCCGAACCAGGCCATTGCCTCCCCAGAAGGTGCCCGTTCCCCCGGAACCCCGGCGCAGAGAAAATTCCCTGACCAAAACAGGATAGCGGCGTTCCAGTATTTCCGGGTCGGTGATCCGGGTATTGGTCATGTGGGTGTGGACACCGGACTGACCGTGCCAGCTCGGTCCGGCCCCGGCTCCGCCGCCGATGGTTTCGTAATAGCCGAAGCCTTCATTGCCGAAGCAGAGGTTATTCATGCAGCCCTGGGAGGCCGCTGCTACCCCGAAGGCCCGAAGCACCACATCCACCACCCGCTGGGAGGTAAGCACATTGCCGCCTACCACTGCCGCTTCCGGTGAGGGATCGAGCAGGGAACCGGGCGGGATGATCAGGCGGACAGGGATGAGGCAGCCGTGATTGAGCGGGATATCCTTTTCCACCAGACAGCGCAGGCTGTAGAGCAGGGCGGAGCGGGTCACGGCCTTTGGTGCGTTCAGATTGCCCCAAAGCTCCGGCCCGGTGCCGCTAAAGTCAAAGGTAGCAGAACCATCCTTGCGGTCGATGGTCAGGCGGAGGCGGATGAGACTGCCGTCGTCCAGATAATCCACGGCCTCGACCATGTCCTGTTCACCATCCTGCTCAGCCATGCCCCGCTGCAAGGAAAGCTCGCAGAGCGCCTTGCGCACCGCTGCCTCGGCAGTATCCTGAACATGGCCCATATAGGCCTGGACCGCCTCCAGGCCGTAGTCCGCCACCATGCCGAGGATCAGATCAATACCCTTCTGATTGGCAGCAACCTGGGCCCGAAGGTCGGAAATATTATCTGCCAGCCTGCGGGTACCGCTGCTGCCCGGTCCTGTGCTTGTGAGCAGAAGTTCCGAGATGCCCTTTTCCTGAAATACGCCTTCTCGCACCAGCCGGAACGACTCGATAGCAGCTCCTTCTTCACTGAGAAGGCGGGAATGGGGCGGCATGGAACCGGGTGAGATGCCGCCGATATCGGCATGATGTCCTCTGCTGGCGACCCAGAAGATAATTCTGTCACGGCCTGATCCGTTCTCTTGCTGAAAGACCGGGGTAATCACCGTGATGTCCGGCAGATGACTGCCCCCGGCTGCCGGATGATTGCTCACCAGCACGTCACCGGGTTGCAGGTCCGGGCACCGCCGGATCTGTGCCTGCACGGCCTTGCTCATGGAGCCGAGATGGACCGGGACATGAGGGGCATTGGCAACCAGCTGCCCTGCGGTATCAAACAGGGCGCAGGAAAAGTCCAGCCGTTCCCGTATATTGGTGGACACCGCCGTCTTTTGCAGCATCCGACCCATCTGCTCGGCAATGGACATGAACAGGTTGGCAAAGACCGAGAGCCGTACCGGATCAAGTACCGTACTGACGGCCTCCTGCTGCCTGCGGCCCACCTCAATCTCCACATCCCCGTAGCTGCTGATACGGGCAATGCAATCCGGCTCCACCACGATGGTGGCGGTATCCTGGATCAGGATGGCCGGGCCGGGAATTGCATGCCCGGCCAGCAGGGTATCCATTCTATACAGAGGCGTGTCCCGCTCTCCCTCTGTAAACCAGACCCGCACCCGAGCCTGCTGCACAGGCGGGGCCTCTGCCTCCGGGACAGACTGCTTTTCCACCCTGCCTGCCTGGCCTGCAGAACGCACCCGCAGATCATCAATCAGCACAGCACGGTCCTGAAGGGTAAAGCCGAATTCCCGTTGATAGGCGGCTCGGAAGGCTGCGCCATAATCACCGTCCTCCGGCTCTGCAATCATCAGGGCGGTGTCCGTGCCTGCATAGCGCAGATTAAGGAAGCATTGACCGGTGATCCGTTCTCGGGGAATCCCCTGCTCCAGCAGCTCCTGTTCGGTAGCGGCCCGGAGCAGGGCAAGCTCGTCCCGCATAGTCTGCAAGGACTTCGACCCTAACTCGGCAGCAGCGGGTTGCCGTTGATCCACCGTGGTATCGGCCATGCCCATGCCGCAGGCGGAGAGGATGCCGGAAAAGCGATGCACCACCACCTTGCGAATCCCCAGGATGCGGGCCACGGAACAGGCATGTTGGGCACCGGCTCCCCCGAACACAGCCAGGACATGCTCGCGGATATCAAAGCCGCGCATCACCGAGATCTCCCGGATGGGCCGCACCATGACCTCATCCGCCACCCGGAGAAAGCCCAGAGCCACCTCCTCCACTGTCAAGGGGGCATGACCCTGTTCGCTGTACGAGGCATTGATTGTTGCGGTCAGCTCGGCAAAGGCATTGCAGGCCGCTTCCTTATCCAGGGGCTGTTCCTCGTCAGGGCCGAAGATGCAGGGGAAGTATTCCGGTTGCAGACGACCGAGCACCAGGTTGGCATCGGTCACGGTGAGATAGCCGTTCTTGCGGTAACAGATCGGGCCGGGATGGGCACCTGCCGACTCCGGCCCCACCCGAAACATACCATTGTCAAAGAAGAGGCGTGAGCCTCCGCCTGCTGCCACGGTGCGGATATCGAGCTGCGGGGCATGGATACGCACCCCGGCAGTGCAGTTGGCAAAGGTCAGCTCAGGTTCTCCGGCAAAGCGGGACACATCCGTGGATGTGCCGCCCATGTCAAAGCCGATCACCGGCTCTTTGCTGCTCGGATTCCAGACACCCCTGCCATAGCCTATCACTCCGCCCGCAGGCCCGGAAAGCACGGCCCGTGATCCTGTGAAATTATCAGCCCGGGCCAGGCCGCCGTCGGACTGCATAAACAGGAGCTTGTTATCCGTTAATCCGCCTGCAAAGCCGGAGCGAAAGCTGTCCAGATAG is from Candidatus Electrothrix sp. GW3-4 and encodes:
- a CDS encoding hydantoinase B/oxoprolinase family protein codes for the protein MPATGQFRFSIDRGGTFTDVYAEVPGEPGFRTIKLLSEDPANYPDAPREGIRRILAEFGISLKDGLLDSSRIEWIRMGTTVATNALLERKGARTALITTKGFGDILQIGYQDRPDLFDLKIVKPDLLYEEVLEVEERLLLIKDDLEATRQEGLGRKIIMGSTGERFAVLAAPDIEALRPRLQAILDQGISSVAVVFAHAYSCPQHEEQVGELARRLGFAQVSLSSQVMPAVRLVSRGDTTLVDAYLTPHIRAYLDSFRSGFAGGLTDNKLLFMQSDGGLARADNFTGSRAVLSGPAGGVIGYGRGVWNPSSKEPVIGFDMGGTSTDVSRFAGEPELTFANCTAGVRIHAPQLDIRTVAAGGGSRLFFDNGMFRVGPESAGAHPGPICYRKNGYLTVTDANLVLGRLQPEYFPCIFGPDEEQPLDKEAACNAFAELTATINASYSEQGHAPLTVEEVALGFLRVADEVMVRPIREISVMRGFDIREHVLAVFGGAGAQHACSVARILGIRKVVVHRFSGILSACGMGMADTTVDQRQPAAAELGSKSLQTMRDELALLRAATEQELLEQGIPRERITGQCFLNLRYAGTDTALMIAEPEDGDYGAAFRAAYQREFGFTLQDRAVLIDDLRVRSAGQAGRVEKQSVPEAEAPPVQQARVRVWFTEGERDTPLYRMDTLLAGHAIPGPAILIQDTATIVVEPDCIARISSYGDVEIEVGRRQQEAVSTVLDPVRLSVFANLFMSIAEQMGRMLQKTAVSTNIRERLDFSCALFDTAGQLVANAPHVPVHLGSMSKAVQAQIRRCPDLQPGDVLVSNHPAAGGSHLPDITVITPVFQQENGSGRDRIIFWVASRGHHADIGGISPGSMPPHSRLLSEEGAAIESFRLVREGVFQEKGISELLLTSTGPGSSGTRRLADNISDLRAQVAANQKGIDLILGMVADYGLEAVQAYMGHVQDTAEAAVRKALCELSLQRGMAEQDGEQDMVEAVDYLDDGSLIRLRLTIDRKDGSATFDFSGTGPELWGNLNAPKAVTRSALLYSLRCLVEKDIPLNHGCLIPVRLIIPPGSLLDPSPEAAVVGGNVLTSQRVVDVVLRAFGVAAASQGCMNNLCFGNEGFGYYETIGGGAGAGPSWHGQSGVHTHMTNTRITDPEILERRYPVLVREFSLRRGSGGTGTFWGGNGLVRELEFLEPLQVSILSERRVFAPYGLNGGGDGKQGENLFIRKNGRRLNLGGKNTIQAEAGDRLRICTPGGGGWGEGHSSTP
- a CDS encoding UbiA-like polyprenyltransferase, whose protein sequence is MLKKIHILLEMIKFRHSVFALPFALMGAFLAARGVPSLWVFFWVIIAMVGARTAAMTFNRIADYRFDAANPRTEKRAIPAGEVSLKESWLMVIASSALFFLACWMLNPLALFLSPGALALTFFYSLTKRFTWLCHLILGVALAIAPLGGWVASTGSLVAYPWVLSLGVLFWVTGFDIIYASQDAEFDRKVGLYSMPASLGRKNAFCLAVSFHALAFFLFTLTGYLQGLNIIYYIGIALTGSALFYQHLIVNPRDLSRIQVSFFSMNGFISLTLFVATCISLLMTG
- a CDS encoding VanZ family protein; amino-acid sequence: MRVFLCFVRKNWCFCTTIVCAAITFLSLWPNEYLPSAPGGDKLHHLVAYAALVFPVALRRPRWWLLIVVLFITYSGLVEIVQPFVHRYGEWLDMAANTGGLICGILLAELVRRWEVVKERE